Proteins from a genomic interval of Ferviditalea candida:
- a CDS encoding FHA domain-containing protein: MIQQGDIKGTFKETNLIRMGKCKTALIKGIGRNIHCEIIRNGAQYSAKDLGSVNVSYLNGKKLATSGSMI; this comes from the coding sequence TTGATTCAACAGGGCGACATCAAGGGGACCTTTAAAGAAACAAATCTTATACGTATGGGAAAATGCAAAACGGCTTTAATCAAAGGTATTGGCCGAAATATTCACTGTGAAATTATCCGTAATGGAGCGCAATATTCTGCCAAAGATTTGGGTTCTGTCAACGTCAGCTATCTCAATGGCAAGAAGCTGGCGACCTCTGGAAGTATGATTTAG
- a CDS encoding MDR family MFS transporter: MNHQKTNIRWTVVSLMMGLLLASLDQTIVSTAMPTILSEFGGMDKFVWVFSAYMIASVVSMPLFGKLSDMYGRKLFFITGISVFMIGSALCGTSQSMTQLIIYRAIQGIGGGALMPITFTIIFDIFPPEKRGKMQGLFGAVFGISSVFGPIAGAYFTDHINWRWIFYINLPMGILSLLMLLAFYHESREHKKQSIDWLGTIIFAGAVLCLMFGIELGGKEYDWTSWRIVGLFAGFAVLLLVFLFAEIRAKSPIIPLYLFKIRMFSASQIVSFFYGAILISSATYIPLFVQGVYGGTATNSGQVLTPMMLGVVASSMIGGRFIGKTAYRNIMLVSVAILLVSSLLLSTMEINTPRWMVTIYMILTGLGIGSSFPVISMSSLHYVGFAERGIVTSLIAFFRTIGSAVGVTVLGALQVDYFQNKLQAIAANSPLAGQLGDGHALLLPQVRSHIPAAILQRLTGALADSIAYIYSWTIVFVVIAAVMILLMGRTKMEFPQKAKARDDK, encoded by the coding sequence ATGAATCATCAAAAAACCAATATTCGGTGGACGGTCGTTTCCCTCATGATGGGGCTTTTGCTCGCATCGCTCGATCAGACGATCGTGTCAACGGCGATGCCGACCATCTTGTCCGAATTCGGGGGCATGGACAAATTCGTTTGGGTGTTTTCCGCATATATGATTGCGAGTGTGGTGTCCATGCCGCTGTTCGGCAAACTGTCCGATATGTATGGAAGAAAGTTGTTCTTTATTACGGGGATTTCCGTTTTCATGATCGGGTCTGCTCTGTGCGGCACTTCGCAGAGCATGACGCAATTGATCATTTACCGGGCCATCCAGGGAATCGGCGGGGGCGCGCTGATGCCGATCACCTTTACGATCATTTTTGACATCTTCCCGCCGGAGAAACGAGGGAAGATGCAGGGGCTGTTCGGAGCGGTGTTCGGCATTTCCAGCGTTTTTGGTCCGATCGCCGGAGCCTATTTTACGGATCATATCAACTGGCGCTGGATTTTCTACATCAATCTGCCGATGGGAATTTTATCCCTTCTGATGCTGCTGGCTTTCTATCATGAATCGCGCGAGCACAAAAAACAAAGCATCGATTGGCTCGGTACGATTATATTTGCCGGTGCGGTGCTGTGCCTGATGTTCGGAATTGAGCTCGGCGGCAAGGAATACGACTGGACATCCTGGCGGATCGTCGGATTATTTGCCGGTTTTGCCGTCCTGCTGCTGGTGTTTTTGTTTGCGGAAATACGTGCCAAAAGCCCGATTATTCCACTTTATCTGTTTAAAATCCGCATGTTTTCCGCGAGTCAGATCGTCAGCTTCTTCTACGGGGCAATTCTGATTTCAAGCGCCACCTATATCCCTTTGTTTGTTCAAGGCGTATACGGAGGAACCGCCACCAATTCCGGACAGGTGCTGACTCCCATGATGCTGGGCGTGGTAGCCAGCAGCATGATTGGCGGAAGATTCATCGGCAAAACGGCTTACCGCAACATCATGCTTGTCTCCGTAGCGATCCTGCTCGTTTCGAGCTTATTGCTGAGCACCATGGAAATCAATACCCCGCGTTGGATGGTTACGATCTACATGATTTTAACCGGTCTTGGCATTGGATCGTCTTTTCCCGTTATTTCGATGTCCTCTCTGCACTATGTGGGTTTTGCGGAAAGGGGCATCGTCACTTCGCTGATCGCCTTTTTCCGGACGATCGGGTCGGCCGTCGGGGTTACGGTACTGGGTGCCCTTCAGGTGGATTACTTTCAGAACAAGCTTCAAGCTATTGCGGCAAATTCCCCGTTAGCCGGTCAACTCGGGGACGGTCATGCGCTGCTTCTGCCGCAGGTGAGATCGCATATTCCCGCAGCCATATTGCAACGCTTAACCGGCGCGCTTGCCGACTCGATCGCTTACATTTATTCATGGACGATTGTTTTTGTTGTGATCGCGGCAGTGATGATCCTGTTGATGGGCAGGACAAAAATGGAGTTCCCTCAGAAAGCAAAGGCTAGGGATGATAAATGA